The region GTCAGCCTCGTTCCTCTATTAGACTGAAGGGCCGGTGCTCCGTCATTGAGAGCACCGGCCTTTGTGTTTTTGCAGCGGCCATAGGTAGCGGCGTGCCAGTGAGCACGTGGCAGATGCTAAAAAGACGGGGCGAGTCCGCTTCCACCTGCGCCGTCATGTCCCACGAAGCGCACCGCATCGCCATCTTGCACCAGAGAATCTTCGCTGGCGATGCGTTTGTTGATAGTGACCAGGACTTTTTTCTCCCGCAACAGCTGAAGCATGTGACGAAGCCCGCGTCCCTGCCGCTGAATAACCTGCCGAACTGTCACAGGGGTGGGGAGCTCACATGCGAGGTCTCGCTCTCCATCCGTGGTTTGAAGTTGCCCCATCAGCGTAATCGTAATCATGCGACCTGTGTCCTCCCAGTCGATCTGCCGAAGTGTTTCGTTGTGCCGTGCCGCCGAGCGGCCCAAATTGACTCCCCCAGTCGGCTGCGACTAATATTATCACCATGCAATCCCTGAATATCCAGCGACCAGGAATGCCGGACCTCCAGTTTGCTTTGGTGGTGTCGGCCTTGTGCACGTCCGGTCTTAAAACTCTGAACGTCCCGGAGGAACTTCGGCGCAGAGTGTTCGACGCTTGTTGGGCGCTCGTCAGCACCGATCCCCCACCGACCAACCCTCGGGAGCGTGTGCTAGACTTGCGATTCGGCACGGAGCTTACGCTGGATGCCATTGTGGCCACCATTCGTCAGCTCTTCGCAGAAGCGGGGATTTCCACGCTGACCTGGGATCACGCTCCCAGCGATCCAACCCGGCCGAGTAGTCCTGCTGCAGAGCCGTTGATTGATCGATTGCAGAAGCTCTATCCCGATCCGCCTCCGACTGCTGATCCCTCAGACCGAAACTAGCTACCCTTCTCGGTTCTTTATTGGCTTCGTTCATTCAACATCAGGTTGGAGAGGTGGAGGGCCCGCTTTCCGCCTGAGAGCGAACGAGGTATGATGCCATCCGTTTTCTCCAATGCGATTCAGGAGGTGTCATGCAGATTACGCCCACGTCACTCAAGGGCCTCTTTCAGATCGAGCCTGATGTGTTCGGCGATGCCCGGGGGAAATTCGTCGAGATCTTTCGCGAATCACGCTACGCCGCGGCCGGAATCGACAAACCGTTTGTGCAGGACAACTTTTCCTGGTCCGTTCGTGGCACGTTGCGTGGGCTCCACTATCAGCTATCTCGGCCGCAAGGGAAATTGGTCACGGTCGTCAAGGGAACGGTTTACGATGTGGCGGTCGATATTCGGCAGGGGTCGCCGACCTTCGGGCAGTGGTATGGAGTCGAGCTGTCCGATAGCAATATGCGGCAGTTGTATATTCCTCCCGGTTTTGCCCATGGCTTTTGTGTGCTCAGCGAGGACGCAGGGTTTCTGTATAAGTGTACGGATGTCTATTCGCCGCCGGATGAACGGGGCATCCTATGGAATGATCCGGCTCTCGCCATTGCCTGGCCTGTAAAGACCCCGCTGCTGTCAGTGAAGGATCACGCGTATAAGTGTCTGGCCGACATGATGACGGAATTGCCTCGTTATGAAAGCCGTTAGCCCTCGACCCTTCTATTGGCCGGTTCGGAAGCCTCACACTCTTTCCATCAGGCAAGCCTTCGGCAACGCGTTGTTTGAGGCTGCCCCTGTCCCTCGTCTAGCTTGTCGTCCGTCATGATGCGCTCTGGCATTTAGCGGCCTTCCTTCCGCTCACTGAGGCCGATCCAGTCTTGCTGTACGATGGGCCTGCATGCTATGTAGGAATCATTCCTGTCTAGTGAGCGATATCATGAAGCTGGATCCACAGGAGATTGAGGCGCGGTTTCGTCGGCACGCAGTGCGTGTGACTCGCCAGCGGGCGGCCATCTATGCGGCATTGGCGGAAACTACCAGCCATCCCACTGCCGAGGACCTCTACCGGACGGTGAGGTGTCAGCATCCGATGATGTCACGCAATACGGTGTATTACACGCTGGGGGTGTTGCGCCAAGCCGGTTTGGTGCAGGAAGTAAACGTCGGTCATGAGGTGGCACGGTTCGACGGGAATGTGACGGTGCATCATCATCTGGTCTGTCTGGCATGCGGCAGGATTGTGGATGTGATGGACGATGGGTTGAACCAGCTGGCCATTCCGAGTCGGCAGGCCAGGGGATTTCATGTGCTCGGGCATCGAGTGGAGTTTCACGGATATTGTGCGGACTGTCAGCAGGCAGGTCCTGGCGCGATGGGGCGCCGCGGGTAGGAGTAAGGAGTCGCCACTTTACCGAAGGAGGAGAGTATGGGAAACAGTTTGAAGGGTACGAAGAGTCACGAGAATCTCAAGCACGCGTTTGCCGGGGAATCACAAGCCAACCGGCGTTATCTCTATTTCGCGCGCCGTGCCGACATTGAAGGCTATCCCGATGTGGGCGGGCTGTTCCGGGATACGTCCGAAGCGGAAACCGGCCATGCGTTCGGTCATCTGGATTTTCTGAAAGAAGTGGGCGATCCCGCCACGGGTGTGCCGATCGGGAACACCGAAGCTAACCTGAAGTCCGCGATTGAGGGGGAAACCTACGAATACACGCAGATGTATCCGGGTATGGCCAAGACCGCACGCGATGAAGGCTTCTCTGAATTGGCGGAGTGGTTCGAGACCCTGGCCAAAGCGGAGCGGTCCCATGCCAATCGGTTTACCAAAGGCCTGGATAGCTTGAAGCAAGGCTAAGACCTGTTCGACGTCGGTCGTTGAATATCGGCGATCAGCGAGGGAGCGAGGTGATCTCCTCCGCTGATCGCTGGTTGCTGATGACTGCCTGCATGATGGCACCGCGCCTATGAACCAATTCAACCTCATCAATCCGATCGATCCCAAGGACCTGGAAAAGGAAACCCTGCGGATCTACGATGTGTGCGACGGCTGCCGCCGGTGTTTCAATCTCTGCCCCTCATTCAATACGTTGCTGGATCGAATCGATGAGTACGAGAGCGATGTGGCGAAATTTACCGCGACGGACCATCATCGCGTCGTCGACGAATGTTATTACTGCAAGCTCTGCTTCAACCATTGTCCGTACACGCCGCCCCATCAATATGGCATCGACTTTCCGCTCTTAATGGCGGTCTGGAAGAAGCGGCTGGCGACGGAACGCGGCACCCGATGGCGGGATTGGCTATTAACGCGGACCGATCTGCTGGGGCGAGTGAACAGCGCCTTTGCGCCGCTGGTCAACTGGGGGCTGGGGCAGAGGTGGCTACGAGGTATTCTGCAGACGGTGCTGGGTGTTCACCGTGACAGGCAGGTGTTGCACTATCAGCGTGAAACATTTGTGCGCTGGTGGGCTCGTCGATCTACAAGCCGCAAGGTAAGCAGCGGAAAGAAAGCGGCATTGTTTGCCGGTTGCTTGGTCAATTACCAGGCCACCGATGTGGGCAAAGCGACGGTGCAGGTGCTCGAAAAAAATGGGGTCGAAGTGGCACTGCCGGACCAGTCCTGTTGCGGAATGCCGTCATTCGATATTGGCGATACGGTGGCAATGGCGGCAGCGGCCGGGCGTACGATCGCCTCGCTGAAATCATGGGTGGATCAGGGCTATGATGTCGTCATTCCCACCCCCAGTTGCAGTCTCATGGTAAAGCGGGAGTATCTCAGTTTGGTGGCCGGAGACGATGCGAAACGGGTGGCCGAGCATACGTACGACATCAGTGAGTACCTGATGAAGATAAAGCGTGAGGGCGGCTTGGCTATGGATTTCACACAGAAGCCTGGCCGTGTGGCCTACCAGGTGCCCTGTCATCTTCGGGATCAAAATATCGGTTTCAAATCGAAGGAACTCATGGAATGCGCCGGGGCGAAGGTCGAGGTCATAGAGAAATGCTCCGGGCACGACGGTTCCTGGTCGGCCAAGGTCGAATTTTTCCCCCTCTCCATGAAGATCGCGCAAAAAGCCGTGCGTGTGGTCGAGCAGGCGCCGGCCGATGTGGTGGCGTCCGACTGTCCATTGGCAGGGCTTCAGCTTGATCAGGCCGGGGCCGGAGCCCACGCAGGAGGGAAATCCTCGCAGCATCCCATCCAGATTGTGCGCGACGCCTATGGATTGCCCAGGGACCCGCGTGCCTCCTGAGGGTTGGCCTCCTGCTCGCGGCAGGAGATGTCTTCTCACCCCGGACTAGATTATGGAAGCACTCACACAGCAGGACCTGATTCCTCACGATGAGTATGAGCGGCAGCGCGAAACGTATCGTCAGGCCATCATCGAGCTCAAACGGCGTCGGCGGATCGGTCTTGGCGAGAAGATCACGCTGGTCTTCGAGAATCGGGAAACTCTGCGTTTCCAGATCCAGGAAATGATTCGCGTCGAGCGGATCTTCGACCCGCAAAAGGTCCAGGAAGAACTGGATGTGTATAATGCGCTTCTCCCGGCCACGGGTGAATTGAGTGCGACCCTCCTGATCGAACTCACGGATCCCGACACAATGAAGCAGTGGCTCGATTTGTTTATGGGCCTGGATCGAGGCCAGAAGGTCGGTCTCCGGGCCGGGGGGGACGTGGTCTATGGCGAATTCGAGGGCGGCCATAGCCATGACACGAAGATCAGCGCGGTTCATTTCGTCCGCTTTCGTCCGACCCCTGCGATGGTAACGGCCATCGGTAATCAGGCTGCGCGGGTGGCGCTGACAGTTCGTCATGCCGGGTATGAGGCCGAAGCCGAGGTGCCATGGGTGATGCGACAGGAATGGCTTGAGGATTTGAGCATGGTCGGGTAATGTTCATGGATGTGTGCGCGATGCGCACCCACAATAATCGTGACTGAACGCTGTCAAACGAGAATCGGTTCCTATGGCCTCAGTTCTCCTCAACAAACGCATTGAGTTCTGCGCGTCCCACCGGTACCACAAGCCGGAGTGGGATGCTGCGAAGAACCGCGCCACGTTCGGCGCCTGTAATAACGATCCCGGGCATGGCCATAACTACATGCTGGAAGTGACGGTGGCGGGAGAGGTCGATCAGCGGACCGGCATGGTCGTGAACCTCTTTGATTTGAAACGCGTGTTGTTGCAAGTGTTGGAGGAGTTCGATCACAAGCACCTCAATCTCGACCTGCCCTATTTTGAGCGCCAAATTCCAACCTCCGAAAACGTCGCGCGTGTCCTGTGGGACAAGCTTCAAGCGCAGCCGGATATCGGTACCCTCCAACGGCTGTCGTTGTACGAGGATGAAGATCTCTGTGCCGACCTCACGGCAGAGGCCGGGCTGGAGGTGGCCTCGGTGACGAGGAGGTATTCGTTTACCGCCGTGCATGACGGCCATCGTGGACATACCTGGGATCTGTTCGTGTCGGTGCATGGACCGATCGATCGTGAGACCGGCATGGTTACGGATATTGTTGCGTTGGATCACTTGCTGAAAGAACGCGTACTGGTCCCGTTCGACGGGCGGGATCTGCGCATGGTGTTGGCGACGCCCTCAGTCACTGGCGAATATCTGGCCAAGGCGGTGTGGGATCGTATCGTTTCGGCCATTCCAGCTGGAACGCTTCAACTCGTCAAGCTCGTCCAAACTCGCGATCTCTTCTACGAATACGCCGGCTGATTCATTCGTCTTCTCTCGACTCCCCGCAACGTGGCTGAGCGTTGTGCCTGCAAGGGCCAACCAGCCGAGGCACGACAGAAGCTGCACAAAATTCCTCCGTTCGGCAGTTCTTGCCGGGTGGTCTGCGTCGAGTGCTCCTCGCATTCGCACATTCACTAGGTTTCAAGCCGTTCTTCATCCCGGTATCTGTGGCCCGAAATTTGTATATAAAGTTGTATCTATGGATGGGTGCTGGGTCGTTCTGCTCGGGTCGATCGGGAGGTACTGACGTTATGATGTCCATCTGGGAATTCTTCGGCCAAGACGTGGCGCTCTTCGGTCAACTCCACAGTCCCATGCTGAGTTGGCTCGGCTCGGTCGGATTGGTCGCGCTGTTTCTGTGGCATGCGGGTCGGCTGACGGCGGCCATCTCCAGCGTGCAGGGGTGCTACACCCGCGTATGGCCGACCTTGACGAGTCTTACTGCCGGCCGCAAGAGTCTGCAATCAGAGTGGCTGACGGTCCCCAGCTTGAACGATGGGAAGAAACCGGCTAATCGGTCCGGCAGCCAATCGGAGCGGGTCGATTTGGATGATCTTCACACGCTCGACAAGGCCATGCGCCGGGAGCCTCGCCTTGAACAGGCCTGGCTGCATTTTCGCAAGACCTTTATTGTGGAGCGTACGGCTTGGTTCATCGAGCCGAAAGTGTTTGCGACCCGCACGGCGGCGGAATTTTTCCCTCGTGATCTGTTGAGTAACCGATTGAATCTCGCTTTTTACCATCAGTTTCCGTCGCTGATTACAGGAGGGGGACTGCTGCTCACGTTTCTTGCGATTCTCATCGGCTTAAGCAAGCTTCATGCGGATGGATCGCATATCGTGGGTATTCAAGGGCTGATCAACGGATTGGCCGGGAAATTTTTGACGTCGATTGTCGGATTGCTCTGCGCCAACCTCTTTGTGCTGCTGGAGAAGTCTGCCTTGCATCGGTTGGGCACCACTCAGCAGCAGTTTGTTGCCATGGTCGATGAACTGTTCCCGCGCAGAACCATGGAGCAGATGTTGGAGAACTTCACCCCCGGGGCGGGGGCATCACACACGCCCGCCGCAGTGGGTGCGGTGCCCGTTGATCTTGGCGATCGCCTCGTGGGGACTCTCAGTGATCGCTTGAGTCCCACCGTGACGGCGCTGAGGGAGGCCGTGGAGGTGTTGAGCAGGCGGGAAACGGGTGGACGGTTCGCTGCACCGGATCGTTTGGCGGAGGAGTTATCGCGGGTGATACAGCAGACGATGGCGGCTCCGATTCAGGAATTGAACCAGGCCATTCACACGCTTGCCCGCTCGGTCGAGGAACTCAAGCGCGACCCCAAAATGGAGCCAGAAGCGGAACCGAGCGAGAGTGAGTTTGAATCGACGTTCTTTGAGGACACGCTGCCGTCAGAATTGGCAGAGAAGCCCAGCCCTGATGACAGCATGAGCGGGTTGCGGTGGTTTGCGAATTGGCGTCAGGGCGCCTCAATGAAGGGAGCGGCCTGATATGCGCACCAACTCCTCGCCGGATTCGCAGGAACAGTCTTCGACCCTCACCATCGGCATCACGGATTTGATGACGTCACTCGCCGTCATTTTTATCCTCCTGTTCAGCGCCTATGTCACCAAAATCTCCGAAACGGAATCACAGGCAAAGATGCCGGTCCCCACTTCGGCGCCGGAGCGGAAGGCGGCCCGGGCGACGACGGATGATATCAAGGGGCTGCTGCGCGACCATTTCCAACGCTTCGACCTTTCCTTGGATGCCGATCCCAGTGACCCTAATGTGGTGCGGATCGTCGTGCCGGAAGCGTTGTTAAACTTTGAGTTCGGCAAGGGCGCACTCTCGTCGGCGGCGGACCGATTCCTTGCGGATGCGATGCCGACCTATGCGACGTTGCTCTGCGGTGCTATGCGGGATCAAATCGATTCGCTGGTGATTGAAGGGCATACCGATGATCGCGGTACGGACATCTACAACCTGAAGTTGAGCCAGGAGCGTTCGTTGAATGTGATGGTGAAAGGGCTGGAGGTCATCCGGGACTCGGCGCCCTGGGCCTATCGCTGCTTCCACGAAAAGACGTCTGCCAGTGGGCGAGGTCGGCAAGATCTCGTCATGGATGAGTCGCGTGGCCTTGATCGAGATAAGAGCCGGCGGGTGGTATTTAAAATCCGTCTACGGCCCACGGCTCAGCAGAGTGAGATGAAACAAGCCTTGCGGACGATTGAAGAGCCGAACTTCAGCTCCCGCCTGTTCTAACGCCGTTCCGAGGACGGCCCGTCCTGCGCGCAACGAAATCCGACATCATTCCGTCGCGCATCTGGCGCATATCCGGCGCGATTTGACGACCTGATGGCCTTGGAATCGTTGTTCCAGGCGCCTCCGCGCAATGCCCGAAGTGGCCCCGTGGAAGGTCCTTTCGGATTGTCTCGTGCGCTGAATTGGTAGTAGGTCGGATCATACCAGTCGGCGACCCATTCCCAGAGATTCCCCGCCAGGTCATACACCCCCTCCGGGGTTTTGCCCAGTTCGAACCGTCCAACATTGCTCAGGCTGTCGTATCCTCGCCATCTGGTCTCACCTGCATTCGCATGTCCTTTGGTCGGGTGCGTACTTCCCCATGGGTAGATCCGTCCCTCTGTGCCGCGAGCTGCGATCTCCCACTCCGCCTCTGTCGGCAATCGTTTCCCCGCCCATCGGCAATAGTCACGCGCATCGTACCAATTGACGCCGACCACAGGCCTCTTGTCGTGAGCGCCGGCGGCCGCCTCATTCCACTTGAACGGTGCGTCCGGTCTCTGGGAGGCCAGGAACTCGGCATAATGAGAGACGGTGGTTTCGTACACATCAAGATAAAAGGTGTTGACCGAAACGCGATGGACCGGCTGTTCGTCCTCCTGACCGCGGTCGCTGCCCATGGCAAATTCCCCGGCAGGGACGAGCGCCATTGGCGCACCACGTGGCGTGCCGGTGAACTTGGCGCGAAGTTCGACGGAGGCGGGGTTTGAAGGGTTGCCTACGATTGAATGTGACGGGTGTGGCGAGATGTCCTTCGCTTCAGCAGCCCCTGCGAATGGGAGACAAGAAAGTAGCGCGATGGCACAGGTGAACGGTACGAATGGTCGCATTGTTCCGTGGATGATCGATCGCGAGACGGTCGGTAGTTCTGGTCTCACCCCGACATTGTATCCCGTTCGTGCGAAAAAGTGTGAGGGAGTACTGTGTCGGGAGGGCCCTTAGCGACGGATAAATTGTCGCAGGGCTTCAGTGGATGCGGTGAGGGCTATCGGAGATGGCGGCTGTTACTTCAGTAGATGGTCGGAGATTAATGCCGCCAGCTCGGCCGGTTCGACCACCCCTTCACGAGTCAGCAGCAGTTTGCCCCCTGCGAAGAAGTGTGTGGTGGGGTAGGTCTCAAACGTATGCGCTTTCTTGATCTCGCGGCATCGGCCCGGCACGTGCATCTTGGCCTTGCCGATCTTGATCGTGGGGAACTTTGCAGCGGTTTCTTCCAGGATGGGATCGTATTGCTTGCACGGTTCGCAGGTCGCCAAGCCGTAGGCGACCACCGCACCTGCACTCTCGGTGAATTCTTTGTAATTCTCGTCTCGGACGTCCTGAACTGTGCCGGTCATGGTCTCTCCTCAACTACGAGGGATGACCGAGGGGCGGGCGTCATGGTGACCCCTCCCCCCTCGGTCCCTCGTGGCGCTTAGCTCAGCTTTGCGAGGGCGGCGAGAATGTCCTTATCTTCACGCGCGACCTTGATTTCCTGAACTTTTACGTAGGCGACCTTGCCGTTCTTGTCGACGATGACCGTTGCGCGCTTCCCGCAATTCAGCGGCTCAAAATACAGTCCGTACTTCTTGACGACTTCGCGATTGAAGTCGGAGAGGAGGCGGTGCTTGAGGTCCAGCGAATCCGCCCAGGCTTTGTGGGAGAAGAAGCTGTCGCAGCTGATGCCGAACAGTTCGGCGTGGGCGCTCTGGAACTTCGGGAAGTCATCGGTCAGGCACTTGTTCTCGCCCTGACAGACCGGGCTCCAGTCGAGCGGGTAGAACGCGAGGACGACATTGCTCTTCCCTCTGAAATCGCTCAACTTCACGTCCTTCTGGTCCTGATCTTTTAATGTAAAATCCGGCGCGGTATCGCCGACCTTAATTTCTGCAGCCACATCACTCATTGAGAATCCTCCTAGGTTAGACCCACAGCACTACGCAAAACTCTTTCGTGGTACCACGCCTGGAAAAACCTTGTCAACGGGGCCAGAAGGCCTAGGGGAGAGTAGGGGGAGTCACAATGAATTGATTTTGCGAGATTTTGCGGACTTTTTAATTCGGCGAATCAGAGGATGTCGGTGGTGATTTGTCGGAATGCCATCATGCGACCAGTCGGCGCTGCGGTGCGATGTTTGATGAATCGAATGGTGTGGGCGACGGCCGGAAGGTCCAACGAGCTTCCGACTTTTTGATTCTGTCCGGACCGTAAGACTCTGTCGGCCGCGGACTTCAGGATGGCGATGGTCTCGGCGTCCGGAAGGCCTCGGGGCTGAATCACTTCCAGTTCGTCCATGCCGAACTTGTTCAATCCCAATGTATGGAACCAGTCGGATGATTCATCGGTACTCTCGCTCTGTTGGACGGTGACATGGTCGCGGGGTACAAAGACATTCAACGGTCGATCATTCCAATCCGACGGATTCAGGTACTCGTGGCATAGAACATCGAACGCTGTCCCCTGGGTGAGCAGTGTCAGGCCGCGGGCGAGGCGGGCAGCGACGAGCACCGTATCTGCAATGGTACTTGGGGCGGCGGCGGCTGGTGAGACGGCTCCGAGTTGCCGGTGGTCCCAGGATAAGACGGGCTGCCACTGTGCGGCCTCGGATGGGGGAATGCTGGTCAGGAGGTGCGCCTGCCATGGACCGTGGTTGGCAGTCACGCGGCCTCCTGCGTCATGCTCGAGGCAGATCAGCGGCCCCCCGTACTGGAGGTCATACCAGATTTTCAGTTCGTCGAGAGACGGCGGCGCCCCGCGATAGCCGACCAGGTAGAGTGGAGGCTTCGCGGGCGCAGGCTTCGAGGCTTTTTTCCGAATCTTCATGCCGGCCGCTCAGCAAGGCGCTGGGCGCCTGCCGAGTTATTTGGAGCTTTTCTTCGCTTTGCGGCGGTCGTCCGGATTCAGCAGCCGCTTGCGGAGGCGGAGATATTTCGGCGTCACTTCGACTAACTCATCCTGACCGATGTATTCCATCGCGAATTCCAATGACATTTCACGCGGTGGGGTGAGTACCAAGGCCTCGTCCGTACCGGCTGCACGCATGTTGCTCAGTTGTTTCTGCTTGCACACGTTTACGTCCAGGTCTTCGTCTCGGCTGTTCTGGCCGACGACCATGCCCTGGTAGACTTCGACCGTAGCGCCGATAAACAACTCGCCGCGTTCTTGAGTCATGAAGAGCGCATAGGCCGTGCTGGTTCCGGCTTCGAAGGCCACCAGCGACCCATGAGGTGCGACGAGAAGCGCCTTTTCATCCGCCGGGGCATATCCGGAGAATACATGGTGCAGAATGATGGTGCCGCGGGTCTTTGCCAGCAGGATGTTCTTCAGGCCGATAATGCCGCGCGTCGGGATGTGATACTCAATGTGCATTTCGCTGGCGGTGCCTTCGGAATGCACGAGCTTCATGTGGCGGAGTTCGCCGCGTCGTTTGCCGATTTCTTCAATCACCGGCCCCTGATATTCGGAAGGAACCTGAATGGTCAGCTCTTCAAAGGGTTCCGTGACCGTATCACCTTCTCGGTGCAGGATGACCTCTGGCTGAGAGATCTGCAGCTCATACCCTTCACGACGCATCTGTTCGATCAGCACGCCGAGATGGAGTTCGCCGCGACCGGCGACGAGGAATCGGTCGGCGCTGTCGGTTTCCTGCACGCGCAGGGAGACGTTGGTTTCCAGCTCCTTGAACAACCGTTCACGCAGGTGGCGCGAGGTCAGGTATTTCCCGTCACGACCGGCGAATGGACTGTTGTTCACCGAAAACGTCATCTGCACGGTCGGTTCGTCGATCGTCACGCGCGGGAGCGCGACCGGATTGGTCGGATCGGCAATCGTGTCACCGATGTTCACTTCTTCCAGGCCGGAGAGGGCGACAATTTCGCCCGCTTCAGCCGTTTCGACATCGGTGCGCTCAAGGCCTGAAAATACCGCAAGGTCGGAGATCTTGCCCGGGACCTGGCCGCCGTCCTTGGTCAGAGTGACCACGTTTTGGCGGCGGGCGATGGAGCCGGATTGAATTTTTCCGATGCCCATTTTCCCTTTATAGGAATCCTGGGCGAGGGCCAGCACGAGGAGCTGGAACGGGGCATCCGCGTTGATGGCCGGTGCCGGAATCTTGTCGAGAATTGTC is a window of Nitrospira sp. DNA encoding:
- a CDS encoding MoaD/ThiS family protein — translated: MITITLMGQLQTTDGERDLACELPTPVTVRQVIQRQGRGLRHMLQLLREKKVLVTINKRIASEDSLVQDGDAVRFVGHDGAGGSGLAPSF
- the rfbC gene encoding dTDP-4-dehydrorhamnose 3,5-epimerase; the encoded protein is MQITPTSLKGLFQIEPDVFGDARGKFVEIFRESRYAAAGIDKPFVQDNFSWSVRGTLRGLHYQLSRPQGKLVTVVKGTVYDVAVDIRQGSPTFGQWYGVELSDSNMRQLYIPPGFAHGFCVLSEDAGFLYKCTDVYSPPDERGILWNDPALAIAWPVKTPLLSVKDHAYKCLADMMTELPRYESR
- a CDS encoding transcriptional repressor, coding for MKLDPQEIEARFRRHAVRVTRQRAAIYAALAETTSHPTAEDLYRTVRCQHPMMSRNTVYYTLGVLRQAGLVQEVNVGHEVARFDGNVTVHHHLVCLACGRIVDVMDDGLNQLAIPSRQARGFHVLGHRVEFHGYCADCQQAGPGAMGRRG
- a CDS encoding rubrerythrin encodes the protein MGNSLKGTKSHENLKHAFAGESQANRRYLYFARRADIEGYPDVGGLFRDTSEAETGHAFGHLDFLKEVGDPATGVPIGNTEANLKSAIEGETYEYTQMYPGMAKTARDEGFSELAEWFETLAKAERSHANRFTKGLDSLKQG
- a CDS encoding Fe-S oxidoreductase, with the protein product MNQFNLINPIDPKDLEKETLRIYDVCDGCRRCFNLCPSFNTLLDRIDEYESDVAKFTATDHHRVVDECYYCKLCFNHCPYTPPHQYGIDFPLLMAVWKKRLATERGTRWRDWLLTRTDLLGRVNSAFAPLVNWGLGQRWLRGILQTVLGVHRDRQVLHYQRETFVRWWARRSTSRKVSSGKKAALFAGCLVNYQATDVGKATVQVLEKNGVEVALPDQSCCGMPSFDIGDTVAMAAAAGRTIASLKSWVDQGYDVVIPTPSCSLMVKREYLSLVAGDDAKRVAEHTYDISEYLMKIKREGGLAMDFTQKPGRVAYQVPCHLRDQNIGFKSKELMECAGAKVEVIEKCSGHDGSWSAKVEFFPLSMKIAQKAVRVVEQAPADVVASDCPLAGLQLDQAGAGAHAGGKSSQHPIQIVRDAYGLPRDPRAS
- a CDS encoding DUF3501 family protein; amino-acid sequence: MEALTQQDLIPHDEYERQRETYRQAIIELKRRRRIGLGEKITLVFENRETLRFQIQEMIRVERIFDPQKVQEELDVYNALLPATGELSATLLIELTDPDTMKQWLDLFMGLDRGQKVGLRAGGDVVYGEFEGGHSHDTKISAVHFVRFRPTPAMVTAIGNQAARVALTVRHAGYEAEAEVPWVMRQEWLEDLSMVG
- a CDS encoding 6-carboxytetrahydropterin synthase, with translation MASVLLNKRIEFCASHRYHKPEWDAAKNRATFGACNNDPGHGHNYMLEVTVAGEVDQRTGMVVNLFDLKRVLLQVLEEFDHKHLNLDLPYFERQIPTSENVARVLWDKLQAQPDIGTLQRLSLYEDEDLCADLTAEAGLEVASVTRRYSFTAVHDGHRGHTWDLFVSVHGPIDRETGMVTDIVALDHLLKERVLVPFDGRDLRMVLATPSVTGEYLAKAVWDRIVSAIPAGTLQLVKLVQTRDLFYEYAG
- a CDS encoding OmpA family protein: MRTNSSPDSQEQSSTLTIGITDLMTSLAVIFILLFSAYVTKISETESQAKMPVPTSAPERKAARATTDDIKGLLRDHFQRFDLSLDADPSDPNVVRIVVPEALLNFEFGKGALSSAADRFLADAMPTYATLLCGAMRDQIDSLVIEGHTDDRGTDIYNLKLSQERSLNVMVKGLEVIRDSAPWAYRCFHEKTSASGRGRQDLVMDESRGLDRDKSRRVVFKIRLRPTAQQSEMKQALRTIEEPNFSSRLF
- a CDS encoding formylglycine-generating enzyme family protein produces the protein MALVPAGEFAMGSDRGQEDEQPVHRVSVNTFYLDVYETTVSHYAEFLASQRPDAPFKWNEAAAGAHDKRPVVGVNWYDARDYCRWAGKRLPTEAEWEIAARGTEGRIYPWGSTHPTKGHANAGETRWRGYDSLSNVGRFELGKTPEGVYDLAGNLWEWVADWYDPTYYQFSARDNPKGPSTGPLRALRGGAWNNDSKAIRSSNRAGYAPDARRNDVGFRCAQDGPSSERR
- a CDS encoding thioredoxin family protein — encoded protein: MTGTVQDVRDENYKEFTESAGAVVAYGLATCEPCKQYDPILEETAAKFPTIKIGKAKMHVPGRCREIKKAHTFETYPTTHFFAGGKLLLTREGVVEPAELAALISDHLLK
- a CDS encoding redoxin domain-containing protein, translated to MAAEIKVGDTAPDFTLKDQDQKDVKLSDFRGKSNVVLAFYPLDWSPVCQGENKCLTDDFPKFQSAHAELFGISCDSFFSHKAWADSLDLKHRLLSDFNREVVKKYGLYFEPLNCGKRATVIVDKNGKVAYVKVQEIKVAREDKDILAALAKLS
- the typA gene encoding translational GTPase TypA, giving the protein MNSSAPSSTTSGLHAPQGRRTDIRNIAIIAHVDHGKTTLVDAVLRQTHVHRKIDDMGERIMDSMDQERERGITIRAKNASVTYKGVKINIVDTPGHADFGGEVERTLRMVDGVLILVDAKEGPMPQTTFVLRKALALGHKAIVVINKIDRPDAVIDDVVNRTFDLFVHLGATDEQLDFPIVYTSAIKGVATLDLKQPGTEISPLLETILDKIPAPAINADAPFQLLVLALAQDSYKGKMGIGKIQSGSIARRQNVVTLTKDGGQVPGKISDLAVFSGLERTDVETAEAGEIVALSGLEEVNIGDTIADPTNPVALPRVTIDEPTVQMTFSVNNSPFAGRDGKYLTSRHLRERLFKELETNVSLRVQETDSADRFLVAGRGELHLGVLIEQMRREGYELQISQPEVILHREGDTVTEPFEELTIQVPSEYQGPVIEEIGKRRGELRHMKLVHSEGTASEMHIEYHIPTRGIIGLKNILLAKTRGTIILHHVFSGYAPADEKALLVAPHGSLVAFEAGTSTAYALFMTQERGELFIGATVEVYQGMVVGQNSRDEDLDVNVCKQKQLSNMRAAGTDEALVLTPPREMSLEFAMEYIGQDELVEVTPKYLRLRKRLLNPDDRRKAKKSSK